TTTCGGGGAGCGACAGGGTCTCCACGGTCACGCTGTCATTGATACCCATATCGGTCACGTCGATGGTCACCTTTTTGGGCATGTCCAGGGGCTTGCAGCACAGGCGCACGCTCTCGCGATAGGTTTCCATCACGCCGCCCAGCTTGACGCCGCGGGAAACGCCCACGAATTCGATCGGCACATCGACCTTGACTTCCTTGTCCAGGTCCACGCCGTAGAAGTCCACATGGGTAAAGGCCTTCTTGTAGGGATGCTTCTGCACTTCCCAGAACATGACGGGGTGCACGGTCTTGGTGCCGTTATCGTCGATTTCCAGGTTGAACACGGCGGTACGGCCCATTTCGGTGTACATTTTTTCCAGAGGCAGCGCGGGAGCCTGCACAGCGATGTTGTCACCCTTGGCGGTGTAGAACACACCGGGGATCATGTCCTGCGTGCGCGCACGGCCCGCAGGGCCTTTGCCGCTACCTTCACGCTTTTGCACGCTCAACGTCTTTTCAATGGTCATGTTTAACTCCTTACCTAGTGCCGCATGAAAGTGCGGGAAGTTTTCTTATATTATGGAGCCGGGAAAACCCGGCATCTATACAAAGAGAACGCTGACGGAGGAACCCGTGTGGATGTTGTGGATGGTCTTGCCCAGCAGGGCAGCCACGGATACCACCTGCAGTTTGGGACACTGCACCAGTTTTTCTCCCATCGGGATGGTATCGGTCACGATGACACGATCCAGAGCCTCGGTAGCGTTGATGCGGTCGATGGCAGGACCGGACAGCACGCCGTGGGAGGCGCAGGCGATGATTTTTTTGGCACCGTACTTGAGCAGGACGTCGGCACCGGCGCACAGGGTGCCGGCAGTGTCGATGATGTCGTCAACGATGATGGCCGTCTTGCCTTCCACATCCCCGATGACGTGCATGGCCTGGGCCTGGTTGGGCTTGTCGCGACGCTTGTCCACGATGGCCAGGGGGGCGTTCAGGCGCTTGGCATAGGAACGGGCGCGCTCCACACCGCCGGCGTCGGGAGAGACGATGACGATGTCGCCTTCGATCTGGCGCAGGGGCTCCATCATGACAGGAGCGGCATACAGGTTGTCCACAGGGCAGTTGAAGAAGCCCTGGATCTGACCGGCATGCATGTCGATGGTCACCACGCGGCCGGCACCGGCCACGCTGATGAAGTCAGCCACCATCTTGGCGCTGATGGGCGCACGGGGGCTTACCTTGCGGTCCTGGCGGGCGTAACCGTAGTAGGGGATCACAGCCGTGATGCGACCGGCGCTGGCACGCTTGAGGGCGTCGAGCATGAGGCAGAGCTGCATCAGGTTGCGATTGACCAGCGGGGGACAGGTAGGCTGGACAACGAACACGTCATCACCGCGTACGTTGTCACCGATTTCAATACGCAGCTCGCCATCGCTGAAGGTGGTTGCCAGAGTAGGAGTAAGCTGACAGCCGAGATGGTCGCAAATGGCTTTGGCCAGCTCGGGATTGGAAGAACCCGTGACAATCTTGAGATCGCTGAACATGGTCCGTTCACCTTGCCGATAGCGGCAGCAGTTATGGTTTGGGTGTGGCTGGGATGGAAGGGCTCGAACCTTCGGATGACGGAGCCAAAACCCGTTGCCTTACCACTTGGCTACATCCCAGCATTCATGGGCAGCACAAAGACCTTCCCGTACTGCGGGGCCAGGCCCTGCGCTGCCGCCTCGGCTGCGTGACGGGCTGGGAACAGGCCGAACATGCTCGATCCGCTGCCGCTCATGCGGGCACAGGCGGCTCCTGAATGGAGCAGGTAGTGTCGGATTGTCTCCAGCTGCGGGTATTCACGCACAACGGCGGGCTCCAGATCATTGCGGATATGGAGCACGTTCTCTGTGGTGACGCGGAACGTCGTTCCCGTCACGATTTTACCCATCACGAGAAGCGTTTCATTATCCTTGCTCCCCGGATTTGTCAAGCATTTGCCGCCAGCTTTTTCCGCTTCTGCCGTCAAAGCGTCATAGGCCCGATAGGCCCACGGTGTGGAGACATGCACCGGAGGGCAGACCAAGACGAGCCACCAGCCGGGCAGATCGACTTCGGCCGGTGCCAGCACTTCACCGATGCCGGTCACACGCCGGGGCTGACCGTGCAGGAAAAAAGGGACGTCCGCGCCGACGTTGATGGCGGCTTTCTCCAGCTCTTGCAGCGGCAGGGGGGTCTCCAGG
This is a stretch of genomic DNA from Desulfovibrio piger. It encodes these proteins:
- a CDS encoding ribose-phosphate diphosphokinase; this translates as MFSDLKIVTGSSNPELAKAICDHLGCQLTPTLATTFSDGELRIEIGDNVRGDDVFVVQPTCPPLVNRNLMQLCLMLDALKRASAGRITAVIPYYGYARQDRKVSPRAPISAKMVADFISVAGAGRVVTIDMHAGQIQGFFNCPVDNLYAAPVMMEPLRQIEGDIVIVSPDAGGVERARSYAKRLNAPLAIVDKRRDKPNQAQAMHVIGDVEGKTAIIVDDIIDTAGTLCAGADVLLKYGAKKIIACASHGVLSGPAIDRINATEALDRVIVTDTIPMGEKLVQCPKLQVVSVAALLGKTIHNIHTGSSVSVLFV
- a CDS encoding 50S ribosomal protein L25/general stress protein Ctc, with the protein product MTIEKTLSVQKREGSGKGPAGRARTQDMIPGVFYTAKGDNIAVQAPALPLEKMYTEMGRTAVFNLEIDDNGTKTVHPVMFWEVQKHPYKKAFTHVDFYGVDLDKEVKVDVPIEFVGVSRGVKLGGVMETYRESVRLCCKPLDMPKKVTIDVTDMGINDSVTVETLSLPENVKAVFDKNFAIVSVFSKSKDAAEAAE
- the ispE gene encoding 4-(cytidine 5'-diphospho)-2-C-methyl-D-erythritol kinase, with product MEIRTGCKINLGLEITGVLSNGYHTLDSVFYPLARPFDTLLVERRKGAGIRVYCDTPGIDLEHNTLTRAHAAFAALLPEQAACPGVEVTLRKGIPHGAGLGGGSSDAAALLLWLNTCLETPLPLQELEKAAINVGADVPFFLHGQPRRVTGIGEVLAPAEVDLPGWWLVLVCPPVHVSTPWAYRAYDALTAEAEKAGGKCLTNPGSKDNETLLVMGKIVTGTTFRVTTENVLHIRNDLEPAVVREYPQLETIRHYLLHSGAACARMSGSGSSMFGLFPARHAAEAAAQGLAPQYGKVFVLPMNAGM